A region from the Melioribacter roseus P3M-2 genome encodes:
- a CDS encoding cohesin domain-containing protein: protein MRSFKISVVKFLAVAAAMLMLGTSTFAQVSVTLPNVAGSAGIEKSGAITVGDLTGQNVLSFEFTLTYDKNVVYITGVDQAGTLVDGLGSIQVNADTANGKISVAWASGSALEGEGTLLKLNFMFRNAGTTALDFGGTFKFNAGTPAAAVTAGEAKTAAVLIQGGSVSATAGEEIMIPVLTTEITDAQNVLSYDFTATYDSDVINITGFELAGTLSEGGSASINTSTAGVVSFAFASGSKITGSGTLVYLVGTAVAGGTTEVEFTSFKFNTGNIPVAADPAVVAVADANVAPTLTLNPEGPFVVDEGQTLSIQLVGDDANSGDVLTYAGVDLPAGASVNAETGAFTWNVGYEQAGEYTLTFTVTDQGGLSANATATVTVNNVNRAPVFTAEIPDNEVIPVHNVPVAYEFIYKAEDPDGDDVQFRIVSGPGEISATGEYSWAPTPSQAGKSYVLMVEVSDGELTAVSTKTIKVSDTVVGVEEDGIPREFKLLQNFPNPFNPTTTIKYAVPKEAHVRLTVYNVLGQEIATLVNGLKSAGYHTVSFDASNLNTGMYIYKLEAGDFTSIKKMILMK, encoded by the coding sequence ATTTGACAGGACAGAATGTTTTGTCTTTTGAATTTACTCTTACATACGACAAGAATGTTGTTTATATAACCGGCGTCGATCAAGCCGGTACATTGGTAGATGGTCTCGGCTCCATTCAGGTGAACGCCGATACTGCAAACGGAAAGATTTCCGTAGCATGGGCAAGTGGATCTGCTCTTGAAGGCGAAGGAACTTTACTTAAACTGAATTTCATGTTCAGAAACGCCGGAACAACCGCGCTCGACTTTGGCGGCACATTCAAATTCAACGCCGGCACGCCGGCAGCTGCTGTAACAGCTGGCGAAGCTAAAACCGCAGCCGTTCTTATTCAGGGCGGTTCCGTTAGCGCAACAGCAGGCGAAGAAATTATGATTCCGGTTCTTACAACTGAAATTACTGATGCGCAAAACGTATTGTCTTACGACTTTACGGCTACTTACGACAGCGACGTTATCAATATTACCGGTTTTGAATTAGCCGGCACATTGAGCGAAGGCGGCAGTGCATCGATCAATACATCCACCGCAGGCGTTGTAAGCTTTGCATTTGCAAGCGGCAGCAAAATTACAGGCAGCGGCACGCTCGTTTATCTTGTAGGCACTGCGGTTGCAGGAGGTACGACAGAAGTCGAGTTTACTTCCTTTAAATTTAACACGGGCAACATACCCGTAGCGGCTGATCCTGCCGTAGTAGCGGTTGCAGACGCCAACGTTGCTCCGACTTTAACGCTGAATCCCGAAGGTCCTTTTGTAGTTGACGAAGGACAAACATTGTCTATCCAACTTGTTGGCGACGATGCAAACAGCGGCGACGTTTTGACATACGCAGGAGTTGATTTACCTGCCGGCGCAAGCGTCAATGCCGAAACGGGCGCATTTACATGGAATGTCGGTTACGAGCAGGCAGGAGAATATACTCTTACTTTTACGGTTACCGATCAGGGCGGTTTAAGCGCAAATGCTACCGCAACTGTAACGGTTAACAACGTTAACAGAGCTCCTGTATTCACCGCTGAAATTCCCGACAACGAAGTTATTCCGGTTCATAATGTGCCGGTAGCTTATGAATTCATCTATAAAGCCGAAGACCCGGACGGCGACGACGTACAATTCCGTATCGTAAGCGGCCCCGGCGAAATTTCTGCTACAGGCGAATATTCGTGGGCTCCGACTCCGTCGCAAGCCGGAAAATCGTATGTGTTGATGGTGGAAGTTTCGGACGGTGAATTGACTGCAGTTTCGACTAAAACAATCAAAGTGAGCGATACGGTTGTGGGAGTTGAAGAAGACGGAATTCCGAGAGAATTCAAACTCTTGCAGAATTTCCCGAATCCGTTCAACCCGACAACTACAATTAAATATGCAGTTCCGAAAGAAGCGCATGTTAGACTCACCGTCTACAATGTGCTCGGTCAGGAAATTGCAACGCTCGTTAACGGCTTGAAATCCGCTGGATATCATACCGTTAGTTTCGACGCTTCAAACCTGAACACGGGAATGTATATCTATAAACTCGAAGCTGGCGACTTTACATCGATTAAGAAGATGATTTTGATGAAGTAG
- a CDS encoding cohesin domain-containing protein yields MKKIAQSILLMLIMLGLGGVINAQDNAYARWKCVEPDSQNVSELAGHIVAFPETGTPIFRVRSYSGTSAGPLGNNQRWWPNDGNSAISWGNETGPNPDRYVQFAVTPENGYYFQADTLSLYLGGGGTDHIRANIVYDVSSSFDNPVQLNDTTLHLVKNAVELLEYKLNKLVKYGDTLFVRIYPWYDSSPSTSKYLYVQDVRIIGTSIDESSASAPVNVALPKVSGTPGSEKTAAITVDNLTGKNVTSIQFTLTYDKNVVSVLGTDVTGTLLEGQGTLEVNADTANGKLLVAWAGYPALSGEGDLLKLNMKFSNAGMTTLSTGNTFVLNGGMPAAIVTAGMAKSASVLVQGGSVSATAGDEIMIPVLVTELTAAQGVLSYDFTATYNSSIINITGYELAGTLSEGGSASINTTNPGSVNFAFASGSNLVGSGTLVYLVGTAVSAGVTNVDFTAFKFNTGSPVVAADAGIVAVAEANVAPSLSLDPAGPFAVNENETLTIQLMGSDQNSADVLTYTGENLPDGASVDSETGLFTWTPSYDQAGTYTMTFKVTDQGGLSASVEAEVTVANVNRAPEFTSEIPDNELIPVHNVPVEYQFQFEAEDPDGDPVTFRKISGPGAVSVDGRFTWTPMPDQAGKSYVLMVEVSDGELTAVSNKIIKVSDVVTGVEEEGIPKEFKLLQNFPNPFNPTTVIKYGLPKEAHVRLTVYNVLGQEVMTLVNENQSAGYHRVSFDANELNAGIYIYKLEAGDYVSIKKMIYMK; encoded by the coding sequence ATGAAAAAAATTGCACAGTCAATCTTATTGATGTTGATAATGTTAGGTCTCGGTGGAGTGATAAATGCGCAGGATAATGCATATGCAAGATGGAAATGCGTGGAACCGGACAGTCAAAATGTATCCGAATTAGCAGGACATATAGTAGCTTTCCCGGAAACTGGAACGCCTATTTTCCGAGTAAGAAGCTATTCGGGAACGTCGGCGGGTCCATTGGGCAACAATCAAAGATGGTGGCCAAATGACGGAAACAGCGCTATCTCCTGGGGTAATGAAACAGGTCCGAATCCGGACCGCTATGTGCAGTTTGCCGTAACTCCGGAAAACGGATATTATTTCCAGGCGGACACCCTTTCTCTTTATCTCGGAGGCGGAGGCACCGATCATATCAGAGCCAACATTGTCTATGATGTTTCTTCTTCCTTCGATAATCCTGTCCAATTAAACGATACTACATTACATCTGGTTAAAAATGCGGTAGAGCTTTTGGAATATAAACTGAATAAGCTTGTCAAATACGGCGATACGCTCTTTGTAAGAATTTATCCCTGGTATGACAGTTCACCTTCTACCTCAAAATATCTTTACGTACAGGACGTGAGAATTATTGGTACGAGTATTGACGAATCGAGCGCGAGCGCGCCCGTTAATGTGGCATTGCCGAAAGTTTCCGGCACGCCCGGCTCTGAAAAAACAGCCGCTATAACGGTAGATAATTTAACGGGCAAGAACGTTACGTCAATTCAGTTTACATTAACGTACGACAAGAACGTTGTCAGCGTTCTGGGAACCGACGTAACCGGAACTTTGCTAGAAGGACAGGGCACGCTCGAAGTTAACGCCGATACTGCTAACGGAAAATTGTTGGTTGCATGGGCAGGTTATCCGGCATTGAGCGGCGAAGGCGACCTGCTGAAATTAAATATGAAATTTAGCAACGCCGGTATGACTACGCTCAGTACGGGAAATACATTTGTGCTAAACGGCGGTATGCCCGCGGCAATTGTTACCGCAGGCATGGCAAAATCCGCCTCCGTACTGGTTCAGGGCGGTTCGGTCAGCGCTACTGCCGGCGACGAAATTATGATTCCGGTATTGGTAACCGAATTGACCGCAGCTCAAGGCGTGTTGTCTTATGATTTTACGGCAACTTACAATTCTTCAATTATTAATATTACAGGCTATGAACTGGCAGGCACATTAAGCGAAGGCGGTAGCGCTTCGATTAATACGACAAATCCCGGTTCCGTTAATTTTGCGTTTGCAAGCGGCAGCAATCTTGTAGGTAGCGGAACGTTAGTATATCTGGTTGGCACGGCAGTTTCGGCTGGAGTTACAAATGTTGATTTTACGGCATTCAAATTTAACACCGGCTCGCCGGTAGTTGCAGCGGACGCCGGAATCGTAGCGGTAGCAGAAGCTAATGTGGCTCCTTCTTTGAGCTTAGACCCGGCAGGACCTTTTGCAGTTAATGAAAATGAAACGCTTACAATTCAACTTATGGGCAGCGATCAGAACTCGGCTGACGTATTAACTTATACAGGCGAGAATTTACCCGACGGCGCAAGCGTTGATTCTGAAACGGGATTGTTTACATGGACTCCTTCCTATGATCAGGCGGGAACTTATACAATGACATTCAAAGTAACCGACCAGGGCGGTTTGTCGGCATCGGTTGAAGCCGAAGTAACCGTAGCTAATGTAAACCGCGCGCCGGAATTCACTTCCGAAATTCCTGATAACGAATTGATTCCCGTTCATAACGTTCCCGTTGAATATCAATTCCAGTTCGAAGCCGAAGACCCGGACGGAGATCCGGTTACATTCAGAAAGATCAGCGGTCCCGGAGCTGTTTCTGTTGACGGAAGATTTACCTGGACGCCGATGCCAGACCAGGCGGGTAAATCGTATGTGCTAATGGTTGAAGTCTCGGACGGCGAATTAACGGCTGTATCGAACAAAATTATCAAAGTAAGCGACGTTGTTACCGGCGTCGAAGAAGAAGGAATTCCGAAAGAATTCAAGTTATTGCAGAATTTCCCGAATCCGTTTAATCCTACTACCGTTATTAAATACGGATTGCCGAAAGAAGCTCATGTGCGCCTGACGGTATACAATGTGCTCGGACAGGAAGTTATGACGCTCGTTAACGAAAATCAAAGCGCGGGTTATCACAGAGTATCTTTCGACGCAAATGAATTGAATGCCGGAATTTATATCTATAAACTCGAAGCGGGCGATTATGTATCGATTAAAAAAATGATTTATATGAAGTAA